From a single Sediminibacterium sp. KACHI17 genomic region:
- a CDS encoding peptidoglycan DD-metalloendopeptidase family protein, protein MFHPVVPFEIGVDQLLALDLTANNKAVTETLVNDIDLFSAYIDQCLIDSGARYAIGGYNEHRTVYSRSRVFDDAEEPRRLHLGTDIWGHPGTPVFAPLNGVVHSFGFHETYGDYGAVIILQHEWEGGILHSLYGHLSFHDLDELYEGKAIYKGEAFAHFGEPHENGHWPPHLHFQLIRDMQGKVGDYPGVCKFSERQQYLANCPDPSIILKDTFYK, encoded by the coding sequence ATGTTTCATCCTGTAGTTCCATTTGAAATAGGTGTAGATCAATTATTGGCATTGGACCTGACTGCCAACAACAAAGCAGTTACTGAAACGTTGGTCAATGATATTGATCTTTTTTCTGCTTATATCGATCAGTGTTTAATAGACTCAGGCGCTCGTTATGCTATCGGAGGATACAATGAGCATAGAACTGTATACAGCAGAAGTAGGGTGTTTGATGATGCGGAAGAACCTCGTCGTCTTCACCTAGGTACAGACATATGGGGTCATCCAGGAACACCTGTATTTGCGCCTCTCAATGGAGTTGTCCATAGTTTTGGTTTCCACGAAACGTATGGTGACTACGGTGCAGTGATCATTCTGCAGCATGAATGGGAAGGAGGGATATTACATAGCTTATACGGACATCTATCTTTTCATGATCTGGATGAGTTGTATGAGGGAAAAGCAATTTATAAAGGAGAAGCTTTTGCTCATTTCGGTGAGCCTCATGAAAACGGGCATTGGCCACCACATCTTCATTTTCAGTTGATCCGAGATATGCAGGGGAAAGTTGGAGACTATCCGGGCGTTTGTAAATTCAGCGAACGTCAGCAATATTTAGCCAACTGTCCGGATCCAAGTATCATTTTAAAAGACACTTTCTATAAATAA
- the ruvB gene encoding Holliday junction branch migration DNA helicase RuvB, which produces MSNPNLNRDPMNLSAAEKEFENAIRPAEINDFSGQPQLIENLVIFIKAAKLRGEALDHILFHGPPGLGKTTLSRIVANELGVNIKETSGPVIEKPGDLAGLLTNLQPNDVLFIDEIHRLSTVVEEYLYAAMEDFRIDIMIDSGPNARSVQINLNPFTLVGATTRSGLLTAPLLSRFGIKSRLEYYHAETLKKIIERSAAILNTGILPDAAFEIARRSRGTPRIANGLLRRVRDFAQVLNDGKIDLGITQHALKALNVDEHGLDEMDNRILSAIIDKFKGGPVGLTTIATAVGEEAGTLEEVYEPFLIQEGFLQRTPRGREVTLKAYQHLGKDRPSMGNQSELFR; this is translated from the coding sequence ATGTCTAATCCTAATTTGAACAGAGATCCGATGAACTTGAGTGCTGCTGAAAAGGAGTTTGAGAATGCCATACGTCCGGCAGAGATCAATGACTTTTCTGGACAGCCGCAATTGATCGAAAATCTGGTCATTTTTATCAAAGCAGCTAAGTTGCGTGGCGAAGCATTGGATCATATTTTATTTCATGGTCCACCGGGATTGGGTAAGACTACACTCAGCAGGATTGTAGCGAATGAATTGGGGGTGAATATCAAAGAAACTTCGGGACCGGTGATTGAGAAACCGGGCGATCTGGCGGGCCTGCTTACCAATCTTCAACCCAATGATGTGTTGTTCATTGATGAGATCCATCGCTTGAGTACAGTGGTGGAGGAATATTTGTATGCTGCTATGGAAGATTTCAGGATCGATATCATGATCGATTCCGGTCCCAATGCCAGAAGTGTACAGATCAATTTGAATCCATTTACATTGGTGGGTGCAACAACAAGAAGTGGATTATTGACAGCACCATTATTATCACGTTTCGGGATCAAATCAAGGTTGGAGTATTATCATGCAGAAACTTTGAAAAAGATCATAGAAAGAAGTGCTGCGATTTTAAATACCGGTATCCTTCCGGATGCTGCTTTCGAAATAGCGAGAAGAAGCAGGGGGACCCCTCGTATAGCCAATGGTTTGTTACGTCGTGTACGAGATTTCGCACAAGTACTGAATGATGGCAAAATTGATTTAGGTATTACACAGCATGCATTGAAAGCGTTGAATGTGGATGAGCATGGACTAGATGAAATGGATAACCGTATTTTATCAGCCATCATTGATAAATTCAAAGGAGGGCCTGTAGGACTTACTACCATTGCAACAGCAGTGGGTGAGGAAGCGGGTACACTGGAAGAAGTGTATGAACCCTTTTTGATACAGGAGGGTTTTTTACAACGTACACCAAGAGGGAGAGAAGTAACATTAAAAGCCTATCAACATTTGGGAAAGGATCGTCCTTCGATGGGGAATCAGTCGGAGTTGTTTAGATAG
- the hemF gene encoding oxygen-dependent coproporphyrinogen oxidase encodes MIKEQWISFIQQLQDDICAALEKADGKARFHEDKWDRAEGGGGRTRVIGNGAVLEKGGVNTSVVFGPVTDLMRSQLKINGHSWFACGLSLVIHPYNPFVPTVHCNYRMFELYDEKGEVIDRWFGGGTDLTPYYLFEDDAIHFHQTYKNACDQFDPSFYPTFKKECDEYFVNWHRNQERRGIGGIFYDYQRPDEHKDVHFWMAFAKACGYAFIDSYIPIVEKRKHTGFTPENKYWQEIRRGRYTEFNLVHDRGTIFGLKTNGRIESILMSLPPTVRFDYNHQPAEGSKEWELWQACLHPKEWI; translated from the coding sequence ATGATAAAAGAACAATGGATCTCCTTTATTCAACAACTGCAGGATGATATCTGCGCAGCATTGGAGAAAGCAGATGGCAAAGCTAGATTTCATGAAGACAAGTGGGATCGCGCAGAAGGTGGCGGTGGCCGCACGCGTGTGATTGGCAATGGTGCTGTGTTGGAAAAAGGTGGTGTGAATACTTCTGTGGTATTTGGCCCGGTTACAGATTTGATGCGATCACAATTAAAGATCAATGGACATAGCTGGTTTGCTTGTGGATTAAGCCTTGTGATCCATCCTTACAATCCGTTCGTACCAACCGTACATTGCAATTATCGCATGTTTGAATTATACGATGAAAAAGGAGAGGTCATCGACAGATGGTTTGGTGGAGGCACCGATCTTACACCCTATTACTTGTTTGAGGATGATGCCATTCACTTTCATCAGACCTATAAAAATGCTTGTGACCAGTTCGACCCTTCTTTTTATCCGACATTCAAAAAAGAATGTGATGAATATTTTGTGAACTGGCATCGCAATCAAGAAAGAAGAGGTATTGGTGGAATCTTTTACGATTACCAGCGTCCGGATGAACATAAAGACGTTCATTTCTGGATGGCATTTGCAAAAGCCTGTGGCTATGCTTTCATCGATAGTTACATTCCGATTGTTGAGAAAAGAAAGCATACTGGATTCACTCCGGAGAATAAATATTGGCAGGAAATACGTAGAGGCAGGTACACAGAATTCAACCTGGTACACGATCGAGGAACGATCTTTGGGCTCAAGACCAATGGAAGAATTGAAAGTATTCTGATGAGCTTGCCGCCAACAGTAAGATTTGACTACAATCATCAACCGGCTGAAGGTTCAAAAGAATGGGAATTGTGGCAAGCATGCTTACACCCAAAGGAATGGATATAA
- a CDS encoding LysR family transcriptional regulator translates to MNYTLNQLEIFLSVVKNKSVSKAAEELFLTQPAVSIQLKNFQQQFDLPLTEMIGRSLYVTDFGKEIAASAQEIMDQVTAIQHKMHAYKGQLTGRLKISVVSTGKYVMPFFLSSFMRENQGVTLEMDVTNKSAVVQSLQNNEVDFALVSILPEKLAVEKVDLLQNKLFLIGKAGHKVKNIHAKEIFDQLPLIFREPGSGTRQTMEGFIQRKRIKVAKKMELTSNEAVKQAVLAGLGFSIMPLIGIRNELRNQELQIIPIPGLPIKTTWSLIWLKGKKHAPVAAELLKYIKKEKSKIAHEQFEWYEKY, encoded by the coding sequence ATGAATTATACTTTGAACCAATTGGAAATATTCTTATCCGTTGTCAAAAATAAAAGTGTTTCTAAAGCAGCTGAGGAGTTATTTCTTACACAACCTGCCGTATCTATTCAGTTGAAAAATTTCCAGCAGCAGTTCGATCTGCCACTTACTGAAATGATCGGTCGTTCCTTATATGTCACCGATTTCGGTAAAGAGATCGCAGCATCTGCTCAGGAAATCATGGATCAAGTGACAGCCATTCAACATAAAATGCATGCGTATAAAGGCCAGTTGACAGGCAGGCTGAAAATTTCAGTTGTCTCTACCGGTAAATATGTAATGCCTTTTTTTCTGTCCTCTTTTATGCGTGAGAACCAGGGCGTGACTTTAGAAATGGATGTAACGAATAAAAGTGCGGTCGTACAAAGTTTACAGAATAATGAGGTTGATTTTGCATTGGTATCGATTCTGCCTGAGAAACTGGCAGTTGAAAAAGTTGATCTGTTACAGAATAAACTTTTCCTGATCGGTAAGGCAGGGCACAAGGTTAAAAACATTCATGCAAAAGAAATTTTTGATCAGTTACCCTTGATCTTTAGAGAACCCGGCTCAGGTACCCGACAAACCATGGAAGGGTTTATTCAGCGTAAAAGGATCAAAGTGGCAAAAAAAATGGAACTGACTTCCAATGAAGCAGTGAAGCAGGCTGTATTGGCCGGATTGGGATTTTCCATCATGCCACTGATCGGTATTCGAAATGAATTAAGAAATCAGGAATTACAAATTATTCCTATCCCCGGTTTACCCATTAAAACGACCTGGAGTTTGATATGGTTGAAGGGGAAGAAACACGCACCGGTTGCTGCCGAACTTTTGAAGTATATAAAAAAGGAGAAGTCAAAGATCGCGCATGAGCAGTTTGAATGGTATGAGAAGTATTAA
- a CDS encoding S41 family peptidase, giving the protein MKFILSFFMTCLSLTVIAQGGQAYFLSNPALSPDGETVVFAFEGDLWKASVKDGQATRLTAMQGYESSPRISPDGKWVAFSSRQMGNADVYMMPLSGGEIKRLTYHSANDEVNNWSWDSKKIYFTSNRMGQLSAFAVPAAGGNAQRLFGDHFYLLDHGIAEHPSGDIYFNDTWESSNQLTRKRYKGPFNPDIQSYNPTTKQYKKHTDWEGKDFGTTIDRTGKVYFVSDEANGEYNLYTIDGGKKTALTRFNTSIKTPLVNAGGNKIVFEKDYQLWLYDVSAKRSEKLNINLVRNYVLPADKDYNVRGNITNLDVSPDGKKIAFTSRGEIFVSDVDGKFIQQINKGNTERAREIKWMSDNKTLLFNQTVDGWLNWFTVAADGSAPVKAITNEVRNNRSGVLNKNRTKLVYLSGRDEVRILDLKTWENKTIVKDEIWAFQNSDPGFSPNDEYVLFTAVRNFEQDVFVYNIKENKTINLTNTGVTESSPVWGPDGKYIYFVSARTKPSYPFGMQNPRIYRMPLEKIDAPYRSDKYEALFKTEKKDSSKKEPAPIKMDLNGIMDRLEQVGPNFGSQFLLNVLQKGDKTTILYVSNHDEGRPALWKTVLEPFEAPKTEKINGADAFSVDYAEGGDKTMVLINGLIYKLNVDGNKVDPVNIVHTFRRSLSGEFSQMFKEAWAHLNENFYDEKFHGVDWLATRKRYEAFVPHLNTRGDLRTLLADMLGELNSSHLGFNSFGEEENVQLSNRTMETGIIFENNNPYKVKYIAARSNADKATVDVLPGDVLVKVNDETVDPSMDRSYYFSKPSLDGEITLTLNRNGQIITAKIHPQASLFANLSEEWSDINQRRVDEKSKKRIAYHNMKDMGTGELDKFLIDMTQDFYQKDALILDLRYNTGGNVHDEVLRFLSQRSYLQWKYREGKLTPQSNFAPADKPIVLLINEQSLSDAEMTAQGFKALKLGTIIGMPTYRWIIFTSGTGLVDGSFVRLPSWGCYSLDGKDLEITGVEPDIKIPMNFEDRINGRDPQLDRAIEEILKKLKN; this is encoded by the coding sequence ATGAAATTCATTCTTTCATTTTTCATGACCTGCTTGTCGCTCACTGTTATAGCGCAAGGTGGACAAGCATATTTCTTATCAAATCCGGCACTGAGTCCGGATGGAGAAACTGTAGTCTTTGCTTTTGAGGGCGATCTGTGGAAAGCATCGGTAAAAGATGGTCAGGCCACAAGATTAACTGCTATGCAAGGATATGAATCAAGTCCGCGTATTTCACCTGACGGTAAATGGGTAGCCTTCAGTAGCCGTCAAATGGGAAATGCAGATGTCTATATGATGCCATTATCGGGCGGAGAAATCAAAAGACTAACCTATCATAGTGCCAATGATGAAGTCAACAATTGGAGCTGGGATAGTAAGAAGATTTATTTTACTTCGAATCGAATGGGACAATTATCAGCTTTTGCAGTACCCGCAGCAGGTGGTAATGCACAGCGATTGTTCGGGGATCATTTTTATTTGCTGGATCATGGTATTGCAGAACATCCTTCCGGTGATATTTATTTCAATGATACCTGGGAAAGCTCTAATCAATTAACACGTAAGCGTTATAAAGGACCATTCAATCCTGATATTCAATCATACAATCCCACAACCAAGCAATACAAGAAACACACAGACTGGGAAGGAAAAGACTTTGGTACAACGATCGATCGAACTGGAAAAGTGTATTTTGTTTCTGATGAAGCGAATGGGGAGTACAATCTTTACACAATAGATGGCGGAAAGAAAACTGCATTGACAAGATTCAATACTTCCATCAAAACACCTCTTGTGAACGCAGGTGGTAATAAGATCGTATTTGAAAAAGATTACCAGTTATGGTTATATGACGTTAGTGCTAAAAGATCTGAGAAGTTAAACATCAATCTGGTTAGGAACTATGTTTTACCTGCTGATAAAGACTATAATGTACGAGGCAATATTACCAATTTAGATGTATCACCGGATGGTAAAAAGATCGCATTCACATCGCGCGGTGAAATTTTTGTAAGTGATGTAGATGGAAAATTCATTCAACAGATCAATAAAGGGAATACAGAACGTGCAAGAGAAATAAAGTGGATGAGTGATAATAAAACTTTGCTCTTCAATCAAACAGTAGATGGTTGGTTGAATTGGTTTACAGTAGCTGCAGACGGCAGTGCACCGGTAAAAGCGATCACGAATGAAGTGAGAAACAATCGCTCGGGTGTATTGAATAAGAACAGGACTAAACTGGTTTATTTGAGTGGTCGTGATGAAGTGAGAATATTAGATCTAAAAACCTGGGAGAACAAAACCATCGTGAAAGATGAGATCTGGGCATTTCAAAACTCAGATCCAGGTTTTTCACCCAATGATGAATATGTTTTGTTTACAGCTGTGAGAAATTTTGAGCAAGATGTTTTTGTATACAATATCAAAGAAAATAAAACCATCAACCTCACCAATACGGGAGTAACAGAATCCAGTCCGGTATGGGGTCCTGATGGAAAGTATATTTATTTTGTTTCTGCACGAACAAAGCCGTCTTATCCATTTGGTATGCAGAATCCACGTATCTATCGTATGCCATTGGAAAAGATCGACGCACCTTATCGTAGTGATAAGTATGAAGCGTTGTTCAAAACAGAAAAGAAAGACAGTTCCAAAAAAGAACCGGCACCTATCAAGATGGATTTGAATGGTATCATGGACAGACTGGAACAGGTAGGACCAAACTTCGGTTCACAATTTTTATTGAATGTGTTACAGAAAGGAGATAAAACCACCATACTTTATGTGAGTAATCATGATGAGGGAAGACCGGCACTTTGGAAAACTGTTCTAGAACCTTTCGAAGCACCAAAAACAGAAAAGATCAATGGGGCTGATGCTTTCAGTGTTGATTATGCAGAAGGTGGAGATAAGACCATGGTTTTGATCAATGGATTGATCTATAAATTGAATGTTGATGGCAACAAAGTTGATCCTGTAAACATTGTGCATACATTCAGAAGAAGCTTATCGGGTGAGTTTTCACAAATGTTCAAAGAGGCCTGGGCGCATCTGAATGAAAATTTTTATGACGAAAAATTCCATGGTGTTGATTGGCTGGCTACGCGTAAACGTTATGAGGCTTTCGTTCCACACCTGAATACACGTGGCGATCTGAGAACGTTACTGGCAGATATGTTGGGTGAATTGAATTCCTCACACTTAGGTTTTAATTCATTCGGTGAGGAAGAAAATGTTCAACTGTCTAACCGTACAATGGAAACCGGGATCATTTTTGAAAACAATAATCCTTATAAAGTAAAATACATAGCAGCTAGAAGTAATGCAGACAAAGCAACAGTGGATGTATTACCCGGCGATGTACTGGTGAAAGTGAATGATGAAACGGTTGATCCATCTATGGACAGAAGCTATTATTTCAGCAAGCCATCTTTGGATGGAGAGATCACGCTGACATTGAATCGTAACGGACAAATAATCACTGCAAAAATTCATCCACAGGCATCTTTGTTTGCAAATTTATCAGAGGAGTGGAGTGATATTAACCAGAGAAGGGTAGATGAGAAGAGTAAGAAACGTATTGCTTATCACAATATGAAAGATATGGGAACAGGTGAGCTGGATAAATTCCTGATCGATATGACACAGGATTTTTATCAGAAAGATGCGTTGATCCTGGACCTGCGTTACAATACAGGCGGAAATGTGCATGATGAAGTGCTTCGATTCTTGAGTCAGCGTTCTTATCTGCAGTGGAAATATCGAGAAGGAAAACTAACACCTCAATCCAATTTTGCTCCGGCAGATAAGCCAATTGTTTTATTGATCAATGAGCAATCGCTGAGTGATGCTGAGATGACAGCACAAGGTTTTAAAGCGTTGAAGCTGGGCACGATTATCGGAATGCCGACATATCGTTGGATCATCTTCACCAGTGGAACCGGATTGGTGGACGGATCATTTGTTCGTTTACCAAGCTGGGGTTGTTATAGTTTAGATGGAAAAGATTTGGAGATCACCGGTGTGGAGCCGGATATCAAGATCCCGATGAATTTCGAAGATCGTATCAATGGACGTGATCCACAATTGGATCGAGCTATTGAAGAAATTTTGAAGAAACTGAAAAATTAG
- the hemL gene encoding glutamate-1-semialdehyde 2,1-aminomutase produces MYNRSLSLFERAQQSIPGGVNSPVRAFKSVGGTPIFIEKAKGAYLYDADGNRYIDYIASWGPMILGHAYEPIVKAIQEKAVLSTSYGAPTELEIEMAELIKSMAPNVDLIRMVSSGTEACMSALRLARGYTGRNKFIKFEGCYHGHADAFLVKAGSGLATFDIQTVPGITGGVSTDTLTCAYNDLNAVKNLVSIHKNEIAAIIVEPVAGNMGCILPAPGFLEGIRAICDAEGIVFIFDEVMTGFRLGQGGAQQVLNVDADLITYGKVIGAGMPVGAFGGKRAIMEKIAPLGNVYQAGTLSGNPIAMIAGYTLLNELKNNPSLYQELNDKTAYLHEGLNKVLTESGTPFVINRFGSMISVHFSEKPVTDFASASAANNALFNKYFHAMLKKGIYLPPSAFESWFLNNALTYADLDATIQATKESLSEIL; encoded by the coding sequence ATGTATAATAGAAGTCTCTCTCTCTTCGAACGCGCGCAACAATCTATTCCGGGTGGGGTAAACTCTCCTGTGAGAGCTTTTAAAAGTGTAGGTGGTACGCCCATCTTTATTGAAAAAGCCAAAGGGGCTTATCTCTATGATGCTGATGGTAATCGTTATATTGATTATATCGCTTCATGGGGGCCTATGATCTTAGGACATGCCTACGAGCCCATAGTGAAAGCCATTCAGGAAAAAGCTGTTTTATCTACTTCGTATGGTGCACCTACTGAGTTAGAAATTGAAATGGCAGAACTCATAAAAAGTATGGCACCCAATGTTGACCTGATCAGAATGGTGAGCAGTGGAACCGAAGCTTGTATGAGTGCATTGCGTTTGGCTAGAGGATATACCGGCAGAAATAAATTCATAAAATTCGAAGGCTGCTATCATGGTCATGCTGATGCATTTCTAGTAAAAGCCGGTAGCGGATTGGCAACATTTGATATTCAAACGGTTCCCGGAATCACAGGTGGTGTATCTACTGATACTTTGACTTGTGCTTACAATGATCTTAATGCCGTTAAGAATTTGGTTTCTATCCATAAAAATGAAATTGCTGCCATCATAGTTGAACCCGTTGCAGGAAACATGGGTTGTATTTTACCTGCACCCGGATTCCTTGAAGGTATCAGAGCAATTTGTGATGCAGAAGGCATCGTTTTCATTTTCGACGAAGTGATGACAGGTTTTCGTTTAGGACAAGGCGGCGCACAACAAGTATTGAATGTGGATGCTGACCTTATCACTTATGGTAAAGTGATCGGTGCAGGTATGCCAGTTGGTGCTTTTGGCGGTAAACGTGCCATCATGGAAAAAATTGCTCCACTAGGAAATGTATACCAAGCAGGAACACTGAGTGGTAATCCGATCGCAATGATCGCAGGTTATACTTTATTGAATGAATTAAAAAACAATCCATCGCTCTATCAGGAACTGAATGATAAAACAGCTTACTTACATGAGGGCTTAAATAAAGTACTCACTGAAAGCGGAACTCCATTCGTCATCAACAGATTTGGATCGATGATCAGTGTACATTTCAGCGAAAAACCTGTGACTGATTTTGCATCTGCATCTGCAGCCAACAATGCATTATTCAACAAATACTTTCATGCCATGCTGAAAAAAGGTATCTACTTACCTCCTTCTGCATTTGAAAGTTGGTTCCTCAACAACGCATTGACTTACGCAGACCTTGATGCAACCATACAAGCCACAAAAGAAAGTCTCTCAGAAATATTATAA
- the hemB gene encoding porphobilinogen synthase → MYLQRRNRILRQSPAIRAMVAETILKPADFIAPLFIDEGENVKTEIASMPGYYRMSLDLTVKEVKALWEMGIRCVLLFIKCKDELKDNTGKEAWNKNGLMQRSIKAIKNAVPEMIVMTDVALDPFSSYGHDGIVKDGEIVNDETVEALVKMSISHAEAGCDFVAPSDMMDGRIGAIRNGLEESGFTKVGIMSYSAKYASCFYGPFRDALDSAPGFGDKKTYQMDFANRTEAIKETLMDVEEGADIVMVKPAMAYLDIIREVKNAVEVPVSAYQVSGEYAMIKAASKMGWLNEEKAIIESLTSIKRAGADMIATYFAKDIIKLITE, encoded by the coding sequence ATGTATTTACAACGACGCAATCGCATCCTCCGCCAATCACCTGCTATTCGCGCAATGGTAGCGGAGACCATATTGAAGCCGGCTGATTTTATTGCTCCATTATTTATCGATGAAGGAGAGAATGTAAAAACAGAGATCGCTTCGATGCCTGGATATTACAGAATGTCTTTAGACCTTACGGTGAAAGAAGTGAAAGCATTGTGGGAGATGGGTATTCGATGTGTACTGCTGTTCATCAAATGTAAAGATGAACTAAAAGATAATACAGGGAAAGAGGCATGGAACAAGAACGGATTGATGCAGCGAAGCATCAAAGCGATCAAAAATGCAGTTCCTGAAATGATTGTGATGACTGATGTGGCTTTAGATCCGTTTTCATCTTATGGACATGATGGTATCGTAAAAGACGGCGAGATCGTAAATGATGAAACAGTAGAAGCATTGGTAAAAATGAGTATCAGTCATGCAGAAGCCGGATGTGATTTTGTTGCACCCAGTGATATGATGGATGGAAGAATTGGCGCTATCAGAAATGGTTTGGAAGAAAGTGGATTTACAAAAGTGGGCATCATGAGTTATAGTGCCAAGTATGCATCCTGTTTTTATGGTCCATTCAGAGATGCGCTGGATAGTGCACCCGGATTTGGTGATAAAAAAACCTATCAAATGGATTTCGCCAATCGAACAGAAGCGATCAAAGAAACGTTGATGGATGTGGAAGAAGGCGCAGATATCGTCATGGTAAAACCTGCGATGGCCTATCTGGATATTATCCGTGAAGTGAAGAATGCAGTAGAAGTTCCGGTAAGTGCTTATCAGGTAAGTGGTGAATACGCTATGATCAAAGCAGCCTCAAAAATGGGTTGGCTGAACGAAGAAAAAGCGATCATTGAGAGCCTTACATCTATTAAACGCGCAGGCGCAGATATGATAGCAACGTATTTCGCAAAAGATATTATTAAACTAATTACCGAATAG
- a CDS encoding NAD(P)H-binding protein, with the protein MQQKTALIVGASGLTGQHLLELLLDDPLYAQITIYVRKPVHISHPKLVQQIVDFERLDGAIDATDVFCCLGTTIKKAGSQDAFKQVDLIYPQKIAALQLAAGSQKFLVISAVGADERSSIFYSRTKGQLEKALALLRYPCLCIFRPSFIMGDRAERRVGEKIGIFVAKLMSPILIGPLKKYKPVSAKALAKSMQHAAHHSGNGTHLFASDDIKTYE; encoded by the coding sequence ATGCAGCAAAAGACCGCACTTATCGTAGGGGCTAGCGGATTAACGGGACAACACTTGTTAGAATTGTTGTTGGATGATCCTTTGTACGCTCAAATAACCATCTATGTTCGAAAACCCGTGCATATCAGTCATCCCAAATTGGTACAGCAGATCGTTGATTTTGAGCGACTGGATGGTGCGATAGATGCAACTGATGTTTTTTGCTGCTTAGGTACTACCATCAAAAAAGCCGGATCTCAGGATGCATTCAAACAAGTAGATCTCATCTATCCTCAAAAGATCGCTGCACTGCAATTAGCGGCAGGGTCACAAAAATTTTTAGTGATCAGTGCAGTAGGCGCTGATGAGAGATCTTCCATTTTTTATAGCAGAACAAAAGGCCAGCTGGAAAAAGCATTGGCTTTATTAAGATATCCTTGTCTCTGTATTTTCAGACCTTCTTTTATTATGGGTGATAGAGCCGAAAGAAGAGTAGGTGAAAAGATTGGCATTTTCGTCGCCAAGCTAATGAGCCCTATTTTGATTGGACCACTCAAAAAATACAAACCTGTTTCAGCAAAAGCATTAGCAAAATCTATGCAACATGCGGCACATCATAGTGGCAATGGAACTCATCTTTTCGCATCAGATGACATAAAAACATACGAGTAA
- a CDS encoding four helix bundle protein, whose protein sequence is MNRKTLQDRTKQFNIDIVLFCECLPKTPAGFEIAKKLIRSSGSVGANYRATSRSKSQADFAHKLKIVLEEIDESHYWLEIIKATKLSTNSIIDQLIVEANELTAIFTSANKTFDLKMKLTK, encoded by the coding sequence ATGAATCGGAAAACTTTACAAGACAGAACAAAACAGTTCAATATTGATATCGTATTATTTTGTGAATGTCTGCCGAAAACACCTGCTGGCTTTGAGATTGCAAAAAAATTGATCCGATCTTCTGGATCGGTAGGAGCAAATTATCGTGCAACAAGCAGATCGAAATCACAGGCTGATTTTGCACATAAATTAAAAATTGTTCTGGAAGAAATCGACGAGTCACATTATTGGCTTGAAATCATTAAAGCAACAAAACTTAGTACAAATAGTATCATAGATCAATTAATAGTAGAAGCAAATGAACTAACAGCCATTTTCACTTCCGCTAATAAAACGTTTGATTTAAAAATGAAGTTGACCAAATAA